One window of the Anomaloglossus baeobatrachus isolate aAnoBae1 chromosome 12, aAnoBae1.hap1, whole genome shotgun sequence genome contains the following:
- the LRRC71 gene encoding leucine-rich repeat-containing protein 71 isoform X1: MGKKIEKREKKESNEDECRSNPEKPSVSAEEYQCSGILDQDFTELCTRLGFMEIPKVIPRARPPGTPASDRNMFAEESDYPSDKECLSGAGPRDRYSYFRPNIRVELEGEDGRSVREVSIRGWKIDEKMMGVFSKCLPALPNLHHINLWNVGLTDATFSSLVTILQRCPSLKVLSLEGNSLPDQSYHRLISDDLGLVHISLRNNQINDNGARLIGQALRGLKVTSKNLATLVLSYNHITDLGAGHIAQALRFNRSLLTLNLSSNRIGDQGALALAEVLGRFALTHPEIVERRRLLLEKEAQDHPRSPTTSRHADTKNERPLSHRSGSAMEKPEKSPGQKAKPSVTKKKDPQKKEDKTNVSQVATGPSTVAAQPGPAKKEDAKTAKKQTAKTEEKNTRGKAVKSATKRAPEHEQVEASEVTNPLLEQAEFRDGNVYLPGNKVLISLNLSRNGVTEEGLQGFLKAMKTQAVEAKPASAARTHTGLLRLSLGKNRFLAESPTFAQIQEIMLLREPIHQSSRSSLDEQVM; this comes from the exons ATGGGGAAGAAGATAGAAAAGAGGGAGAAGAAAGAGAGCAACGAGGACGAGTGCAGGA GTAATCCTGAGAAGCCGTCTGTGTCAGCCG AGGAGTACCAGTGCAGCGGAATCCTGGATCAGGACTTCACTGAGCTCTGCACCCGCCTGGGCTTCATGGAGATCCCTAAAGTCATCCCTCGAGCGCGGCCCCCGGGCACCCCGGCCTCTGACAGGAACATGTTTG CAGAGGAGTCGGACTACCCCTCGGATAAGGAGTGTCTGAGCGGCGCGGGCCCCCGAGACCGATACTCCTACTTCAGGCCGAACATCCGTGTAGAGCTGGAGGGCGAGGACGGGCGATCCGTGCGGGAGGTCTCCATCAGGG GCTGGAAGATCGATGAGAAGATGATGGGCGTCTTCTCCAAGTGTCTGCCGGCTCTGCCCAACCTGCACCACATCAA cctgtGGAACGTCGGCCTGACGGACGCCACCTTCTCCTCTCTGGTGACCATCCTGCAGCGCTGTCCAAGCCTCAA GGTTCTATCACTAGAAGGGAACTCGCTGCCCGACCAGTCGTACCACAGGTTAATCTCGGATGACTTGGG GTTGGTCCATATATCGCTCAGAAACAACCAAATCAATGACAACGGGGCCCGACTGATCGGCCAAGCCCTGCGGGGACTGAAGGTGACCAGCAAGAACCTGGCCACCCTGGTCCTCAGCTACAATCACATCACGGACCTGGGAGCGGGGCACATCGCCCAG GCCTTAAGGTTCAACCGGTCGCTGCTGACCCTCAATCTGTCCAGTAACCGGATCGGAGATCAGGGGGCGCTGGCGTTGGCCGAG GTGCTGGGACGTTTCGCCTTAACTCATCCAGAGATTGTGGAGAGGAGACGACTGTTACTGGAGAAGGAGGCTCAGGACCATCCCAGATCG CCAACCACATCTCGGCACGCCGACACCAAGAACGAGCGACCACTCAGCCACCGCAGCGGCTCCGCGATGGAGAAACCCGAGAAATCGCCGGGGCAGAAGGCGAAACCAAGTGTCACAAAGAAAAAG GATCCTCAGAAGAAAGAAGACAAGACGAATGTCAGCCAAGTGGCAACTGGGCCGTCTACTGTGGCTGCACAGCCTGGACCTGCCAAGAAAGAGGACGCGAAAACGGCCAAAAAAC AAACGGCCAAAACTGAGGAGAAAAACACACGAGGGAAAGCCGTGAAGTCTGCGACCaagagagcacccgagcatgag caggtggaggcCTCTGAAGTCACTAACCCTTTGCTGGAACAAGCTGAATTTCGGGACGGGAACGTTTACCTCCCGGGAAACAAGGTTCTGATCAGCCTAAACCTTTCCC GTAATGGGGTGACGGAGGAGGGTCTGCAGGGCTTCCTAAAAGCAATGAAAACTCAAGCAGTGGAGGCTAAGCCAGCGTCTGCGGCCCGGACTCACACAGGACTACTGAGGCTGTCCCTGGGG AAGAACAGGTTTCTAGCCGAAAGTCCGACCTTTGCCCAGATCCAGGAGATTATGCTCTTGCGGGAACCCATCCACCAATCCTCAAGGTCTTCTTTAGATGAGCAGGTCATGTGA
- the LRRC71 gene encoding leucine-rich repeat-containing protein 71 isoform X2, whose product MGKKIEKREKKESNEDECRSNPEKPSVSAEEYQCSGILDQDFTELCTRLGFMEIPKVIPRARPPGTPASDRNMFEESDYPSDKECLSGAGPRDRYSYFRPNIRVELEGEDGRSVREVSIRGWKIDEKMMGVFSKCLPALPNLHHINLWNVGLTDATFSSLVTILQRCPSLKVLSLEGNSLPDQSYHRLISDDLGLVHISLRNNQINDNGARLIGQALRGLKVTSKNLATLVLSYNHITDLGAGHIAQALRFNRSLLTLNLSSNRIGDQGALALAEVLGRFALTHPEIVERRRLLLEKEAQDHPRSPTTSRHADTKNERPLSHRSGSAMEKPEKSPGQKAKPSVTKKKDPQKKEDKTNVSQVATGPSTVAAQPGPAKKEDAKTAKKQTAKTEEKNTRGKAVKSATKRAPEHEQVEASEVTNPLLEQAEFRDGNVYLPGNKVLISLNLSRNGVTEEGLQGFLKAMKTQAVEAKPASAARTHTGLLRLSLGKNRFLAESPTFAQIQEIMLLREPIHQSSRSSLDEQVM is encoded by the exons ATGGGGAAGAAGATAGAAAAGAGGGAGAAGAAAGAGAGCAACGAGGACGAGTGCAGGA GTAATCCTGAGAAGCCGTCTGTGTCAGCCG AGGAGTACCAGTGCAGCGGAATCCTGGATCAGGACTTCACTGAGCTCTGCACCCGCCTGGGCTTCATGGAGATCCCTAAAGTCATCCCTCGAGCGCGGCCCCCGGGCACCCCGGCCTCTGACAGGAACATGTTTG AGGAGTCGGACTACCCCTCGGATAAGGAGTGTCTGAGCGGCGCGGGCCCCCGAGACCGATACTCCTACTTCAGGCCGAACATCCGTGTAGAGCTGGAGGGCGAGGACGGGCGATCCGTGCGGGAGGTCTCCATCAGGG GCTGGAAGATCGATGAGAAGATGATGGGCGTCTTCTCCAAGTGTCTGCCGGCTCTGCCCAACCTGCACCACATCAA cctgtGGAACGTCGGCCTGACGGACGCCACCTTCTCCTCTCTGGTGACCATCCTGCAGCGCTGTCCAAGCCTCAA GGTTCTATCACTAGAAGGGAACTCGCTGCCCGACCAGTCGTACCACAGGTTAATCTCGGATGACTTGGG GTTGGTCCATATATCGCTCAGAAACAACCAAATCAATGACAACGGGGCCCGACTGATCGGCCAAGCCCTGCGGGGACTGAAGGTGACCAGCAAGAACCTGGCCACCCTGGTCCTCAGCTACAATCACATCACGGACCTGGGAGCGGGGCACATCGCCCAG GCCTTAAGGTTCAACCGGTCGCTGCTGACCCTCAATCTGTCCAGTAACCGGATCGGAGATCAGGGGGCGCTGGCGTTGGCCGAG GTGCTGGGACGTTTCGCCTTAACTCATCCAGAGATTGTGGAGAGGAGACGACTGTTACTGGAGAAGGAGGCTCAGGACCATCCCAGATCG CCAACCACATCTCGGCACGCCGACACCAAGAACGAGCGACCACTCAGCCACCGCAGCGGCTCCGCGATGGAGAAACCCGAGAAATCGCCGGGGCAGAAGGCGAAACCAAGTGTCACAAAGAAAAAG GATCCTCAGAAGAAAGAAGACAAGACGAATGTCAGCCAAGTGGCAACTGGGCCGTCTACTGTGGCTGCACAGCCTGGACCTGCCAAGAAAGAGGACGCGAAAACGGCCAAAAAAC AAACGGCCAAAACTGAGGAGAAAAACACACGAGGGAAAGCCGTGAAGTCTGCGACCaagagagcacccgagcatgag caggtggaggcCTCTGAAGTCACTAACCCTTTGCTGGAACAAGCTGAATTTCGGGACGGGAACGTTTACCTCCCGGGAAACAAGGTTCTGATCAGCCTAAACCTTTCCC GTAATGGGGTGACGGAGGAGGGTCTGCAGGGCTTCCTAAAAGCAATGAAAACTCAAGCAGTGGAGGCTAAGCCAGCGTCTGCGGCCCGGACTCACACAGGACTACTGAGGCTGTCCCTGGGG AAGAACAGGTTTCTAGCCGAAAGTCCGACCTTTGCCCAGATCCAGGAGATTATGCTCTTGCGGGAACCCATCCACCAATCCTCAAGGTCTTCTTTAGATGAGCAGGTCATGTGA